The sequence TAGAAGGTTTCTCTTTTGGCatcaaatcaaacaataaatctatcatacaaattttttcacaatcttCTTCAATAGTACTAATAAAAGTGAAGCAAATGGTGAGTTCTTATAAAAATGACGTTAGTCTAGTCACACTTTGTTATCATAGTAGTTATAAACAAGATTGTAAAGTAAAAAATTGCGTTCCTAACATTACTCCAAAGTAAATAAACTTGACCAGGTTTCACCTGCCCAGCACAATTACTTATATTGTAGTGGATAACAttgattaaccaattacataaggGTGAAGTCCCTCTAATTATGCTAAACTGATAGCCATAATTACAGCTAGAGATAATTAGTTGAACTGAATTGATTACGAGAGCAGTTGTTATCATATTTACATGCAAGTTATGGAGGTGAATTGCTCCCGGTCAAGTATATGATGGAAATTATTACAGAAAAGTTAAAACAGGGAGCTGAAAGCTTGAAACTACCCACCAAAGTTTCCTTACAAACTACGCTTCTTTCTCTCCAAAAACCAGTATATAGATTATAGAGGGTTTGGCAGCACAGAAcacatttctttatttttcataaaaacttcTTTCAATCTCTGAGTTAGAGACTTTTGTAGGTCATATAACCTCTCCTCCTTCCTCTTCATCTCTGAACTTCCATTCATGTTCTATCTATATATTCTATAGTTTGCCTTATCTTCTCCAACagtatatctctctctcttttgattcTTGTTAGGTTGGTTTCCTCTGTTTTCCCCTGAATATTGAAAGTTAGGGACTTCTATTAGGATTTTGTTCAGGAATTATAGATTAATATTAGGCTTGGGTTTGTGAAATAGGTTGAATTTCTCCTGTTTTCTAAATTCTCTTTTGAGTTTTTTAGAGATTTGTTGGTTTGATTGCTGAGAACACAGGGTTTTAGTGAGGATTTGGAGGAATGGAAAACGTTTCCACTACTGCAAAAGAAGATGAACAAATAGAATTGCCACCGGGTTTTCGATTTCACCCGACTGATGAAGAGCTTATAACTCACTACCTATCTCCAAAGGTTCTTGACGCCAACTTCTTAGCTGTAGCAATCGGTGAGGTTGATTTGAACAAGTGTGAACCTTGGGATTTGCCATGTGAGCTTCTTCTTAAATCCatattcactcttttttttctctgttgCTCTTacctatttttcttgttttgttctAATTCATGTTTTGTTTGTGTCATGAAGGGAGAGCTAAAATGGGTGAGAAGGAATGGTATTTCTTCTGTGTTAGAGACAGAAAGTACCCAACTGGTTTGAGGACAAACAGGGCTACTGATGCCGGGTATTGGAAAGCCACAGGCAAAGACAAGGAGATATACAAAGGGAAAGCGCTGGTTGGAATGAAGAAAACTCTTGTTTTCTACAAGGGGAGGGCTCCAAAAGGAGAAAAATCCAATTGGGTCATGCACGAATATAGATTAGAGGGCAAATATTCTGGATACAATCTCCCAAAAACGGCCAGGGTAAAAATCTTGCTCTgttttcctctgttttctcttcaaggtttttggtgtgttattgatgtaatttttttttttttgtgtgtttctcTTTCAGAATGAGTGGGTTATATGCagagtttttaacaaaatatcaGGTGGAAAGAAAACCCACATTTCAGGGTTAATGAAGCTAAGCCCCTATGCTAACGAATCGCGCCCTTCACTATTGCCTCCATTGATGGATTCTTCTCCATACAATAGTGAAAAAAGAACAGGGGCTGGTGAGACATCTCACGTGACCTGCTTCTCCAGTCCAATGGAGAACCATAAGACAAAGGAACACATGGTTGATAACTTCAACACTGGTCTCTTAGCTGCTTCATCTTCCTCAAATCCTTCCTATATTTCCTCTGCTCCAAACTCTGCCTACCACACAAACATGGGAAATTTGCAATACTCAGACACTGCTTTGATGCAAGACCAATTATTCCGGATGTTGTTTGAAAATCATGCTATAAACATGAAGCAGAATATGAAAGCAGAGTTCTCGCCTGAAACAGGCTTCAGTACCGATATGTCTTCGGTGGTATCCAATCATGACATGGCTAGGAGATCATTTGAGGATCAAGACGATCCATCAACTTCTGGTGGACCAGTAGACATTGATTGTCTATGGAATTACTGAATTTAAGGTTGGAAGAAAGTtatgaagaaagagaagaggaaATGGTTCAGGAAATTACTATTTGttgtacaaaatttgtgttGTGTGTCTGTGTATAGATTCTCTGCatacaaattattattaggTAGTAAAGGAGGTGCATGTATTGTAAGAAAATTAGACTTGTGCTTCCTTTTGGTTTTTGTAGCTTATCAGCATTAAACTGGTGACCTTATAATGGTGAAATTTGCTTGTGTACAGAATTCATGACTTAAATACTTAATTGCATTTAGTACTGTGTGTTGATATGCTTATTTTGCCATTTGGTTttgtttccttcttcctttttacCCAATTATAGGTGATGTTAAAAGTCTCCAGAAGCTGGCAATAATGCATTTGTTCTGGGATTCTTAGTATCTCACTATGTATGTACAATTTGTGTGGTTCAATGTGACAGTACCTATCCTTTAAGCTCTAAATGTGACAATCCAATTGTTGCAATCTTATAACGGATGAAGAAGGTATCTCATGGAATGATTCCAAGAAACTATCCTCTCATGGTATGTGGGGTCTGTTGATGTATGGGTCCCACAAGCTATAAGATGGACGGTTGCTTTATATAAGTTCTATATAAGATAACCTTGCTTATAAATGTGGGTAATGGTGTGTTCTTACTCTATGCATcaaaatattttgtgtttcaactgaatttatttttctagttTCAAGTTGATGTTCAATTTGTTAgagctcaatttttttttactatgccttttttttttttttcttatagatTAGTTAGTAATAATGTTACATCGTGTGTCATATGAtgtctctctctcatacttcaTACGTTAGGCCAACAACCGAGAGTTCATGGGTGAATGGGTGATTGAGAATAGATGACAAAATGCACAAATACATGCCGTGTAAAACAAAGCACTGCATGATATCTAACGAGTGTTTCACCGTACAAATCCAGTTAGCACATTTTCTTTGCcttcttatttttcaattgtAATATTTGGCTGATAATTTGATGATTCTTTTTTCTACTTGTCATATTTATAGCCTTTTCATTTCTCattttgaattgaattgaaatagaaagaattttcttttgctaAACGAAATAGAAAGAATTTAGACTTTTAAACTATTACAACATTTATTCTCGTTATAAAAGTTCATAACAATTAACAAATTGAGTGGTATAGTCCATTCTCCTTTATTAGGAAAATTATGGTTTAAATTTTCCTCCTTTagtttctaaaagaaaaaaaaaaaaaaaatctcgcttttttattattgtaattattaaattatataaaaaaaattataaacgaAGTTTTTGGAATCGTTTATAAACGTCCTTCAACCTTTAATTATTTTGTACAACCTGTTAAATCGAAAAACATTGGCATGGAGAAAATTTCAAAAGCTAAATACTATACGAGATTCTCTTTTTTTCCAATCAAGTATAATCCGGCACATAAAGAGGtctaaaaagtcaaaaaagtGGAGTTTTATATGATACCCTTGATGTCCTTAAGAATATAACCacgtattttttattttttacgagCATATTCACCTGAGTATTCTCACTGATTATTACGAGACCGTGCCTGAtgtttctaatatatatatttatactgtACATAATCACTAAGAGATCCCAAAgctataatataaataattaagggAAAGCTATTAACTTTGCATGATGTTATAGTCtgtatataatattaaaagatGGTTTTCTCTATAGTCATCAGTCTATGCAattagatgttttttttttaataataaaaaatatagtctATGCAATTATATAGAGCCCCACTTCACCCCTTTTATTGCACAAGTTAGAATACATGtagcattttcttttatttttaaagaaataaaatgataactatttttttttaaaagaaaaagatattgactgaaaaattgataaaaatattttggtatcaTACTGCCTGTACAggtttttaaataaacaaataaataaaattttcaataaaatgttcATGCAAACACATGCCAATTATATAGAGGATCAAATAAATTCATCCTGATCATTCTTATCAGAATGAGTagcacaagaaagaagaagaaaaatatgagATAAAGGCAAACTCATAGTATAATCATGGGATTAATTGGTGTGGATTTTTATGGAATAGAATGCCATTTTCTTTTGTAGacatatctctttctttattccCTCCTACAGGCTCCAGCTATATCTTTATGATAAAGGCTCTTtccctttgtgtgtgtgttttttttttttctctaacaaAATTCCACTCTCCTCAGCAATGCTTGGTGACGCTAGCAGGTacaagaaattttctttttttggatagttAATTTCATAGTGAATTCTCATTTTCTTACACATGATCCAATATCCCATATGTGAAAGCCTTGCATGAAATTAATATGACCCCTATTATAACTTGAAAATagagaaattttattgttttgtgcACATGAATTTTTACGGCTATTATTTGTCATCTTGTGCCAAAGAGGCAAAAACCAGTATAAGTTTGGACCTGATCACTAGGTGTAGTTTTACGACCTTTGATTAAACAATGAGTTTTTGTCCATTATTGCTTCCTTAAGGTGATAAGTTACTGTTATCTTCGGCCATTATATAAGAAAATAGGAATTCTTGTTATCCTTTATCGTGCTAGAAGTCTAGAACCTTTCTACGTAGCATTTGGATTTGAATGTTTAAAATTAGGGGGTTTCAAAATAATTActatcataattgtttgattttttcttcttcagataattacaatatactgTTAACTTCATAACTCGAACCGTTCCTTCCTATACCCTGGGCACCTTATGTATTGTATGAGGATgtgtcaattcagctacaaggtcAATAATTTGCTTGATATGAATTTACTGTTTAAgagtattttaattattatatgtttGATGTGTTTATAGTTGGTTCGATGCATTTTTCAAGCTTCAAAGTAAAAGTCAAATTCGTGGTTAAATAAATGTAGTTCGATATTGTCTCAAATCTCAATTAAGATGACTTCTTGAGGTTCAATGGAAATGGTGCAAGTAAAAAtagaatatgaaaaatatgtaaattaaatcCTAAGTTATCACCTTAAAAAACAAATCCTAAGTTATCAAGCTAATTTCTAAGCGAAGTCTAATGCTAATGAACTTTCAAGAACTAAGTTATTCATGATCATCCTAAATTTAACATATCGAAACCTCAGTAGTCAAGCTAAGAATCAAATTACATTGAAGGTGCATAATTAACCGAACAGAGCCTGATTAATTATCAAACTGGATCAAAGGTAATGCATGAttgatcaaattgaaataaacttatataaaCTGGATTAAACTAAGTTACAAGATCATGACGAAACACTTACAAGCATGAACATTTCATAAAACCCTATGAACTACAAGAAAATCTCTTGAGGAACTAAAATTACCATGATCTATGtgtaaaataagttttttggATGTGTACGGTATCTTTATTTTGAGAATGAGTGCTCAATTTATACTTGAAGCTCGATGGTTTGCAATTTATTCCTTCCATGCATCCTTCCCTTGTTTTGCATGTATAACACTTGTTGTAGTGTTACATGCTGCGATAATGACACTTGTCTTGCGAATTGCCATCTTTGCCCTCATGTTGTTTTGGAACTCTCACAAATCTACCTTAAGGTGGCACTTGTAGTGCCTTTAACATTTCAtgagattttaaaattaataatttaataccaATATTTAGAACCAAGgataactttaaattttaaggattttattctaataaatacactaaaaataatgtcaaaatcCTTGTAGTTCAACTAGTTGGTACCTTTTGGTATGTTTATAACATTTAGGGTTCCAATTCTCTCTCTTGTAatcattgaattataaaaaataaaaataaaaaacacttgcaatattataaatttgaaataatataacctaaatataattgttttaaatattcatattaaTAAATCTTTAAGTCCatttataaatttctttgaaaattatgcattttttcATACTTGcactaaaaaaattctaattcaaaTCCTAACGGGACAACTTGATGATAGTATATCTACATTAATCTCCCTTCTCTACTTAAGAGGTGAATATATATACGGTACCGTGAATATCTGTATTtagaacccaaaaataaaaaggaaaaaaaaaaaaattaaagaagaagctTTTGATATTAAAATGTTATTTGGTAGTGAATTACACAACAATATCTGAGCTAGTTTTATTCaattgaaagttgaaatatTTGAGCTTACCAAAGATAACAtagataaaaaattgatttcattTTAGGAGAACACACCACGTGTTGATGTCCCCCCCATGTTATAACAACTATACTTATTCAAATGATCTTAATAGTATGGTCCATCTATGAAAGCCTTGAATATGTTTTCGTCAATGTATAGATGAATTAAGGAGTTGTATTACTCGTCAAAGATATGTgcccattttttttcatttaggtgAAAGTCTAAAAACTATACTAAACCTACAATTGTGACCATTCTGTGAGATTTTATGGAAACAACTGTATACAACTTTACATTGCATGTTT is a genomic window of Quercus lobata isolate SW786 chromosome 2, ValleyOak3.0 Primary Assembly, whole genome shotgun sequence containing:
- the LOC115976904 gene encoding NAC domain-containing protein 100-like, with protein sequence MENVSTTAKEDEQIELPPGFRFHPTDEELITHYLSPKVLDANFLAVAIGEVDLNKCEPWDLPWRAKMGEKEWYFFCVRDRKYPTGLRTNRATDAGYWKATGKDKEIYKGKALVGMKKTLVFYKGRAPKGEKSNWVMHEYRLEGKYSGYNLPKTARNEWVICRVFNKISGGKKTHISGLMKLSPYANESRPSLLPPLMDSSPYNSEKRTGAGETSHVTCFSSPMENHKTKEHMVDNFNTGLLAASSSSNPSYISSAPNSAYHTNMGNLQYSDTALMQDQLFRMLFENHAINMKQNMKAEFSPETGFSTDMSSVVSNHDMARRSFEDQDDPSTSGGPVDIDCLWNY